In the Hyla sarda isolate aHylSar1 chromosome 9, aHylSar1.hap1, whole genome shotgun sequence genome, CGAAATTCATTTTGGGGTTTTGTCCAGGAACTGGATTTATTTTGGGGCCTAGTCTGGGATCTGAAATCATTTTGCGacctggtctgaggtctgaattCTTTGGGTTCCTGTCTAGGATCAGAATTCATTTTGGGGAATAATCTGAGATTTGAAATAGTTTTAGGCTTGGTCTGAGCTCTTTAATCATTTTGGAGCCTGGTCTGGGGCCTTAATTTCCATTTGGGGTCTGAGCTCTATTTAAAATAATGCAGCATATACTGTTGCTGGATCTTACCCACCtcacaggggtactccgcccctagacatcttatcccctatccaaaggataggggataagatgtcagattgccgcggtcccgctgctggggagccccgggatccccgctgcggcaccgcgctatcattactgcacagagcgagttcgctctgtgcgtaatgacgggcgatacaggggacggagcagcgtgacgtcatggctccgccccctcgtgacatcatggtccgtccccttaatgcaagtctatggcagggggcgtgacgacccccacgccccctcccatagacttgtattgaaaggggtgggccgtgatgtcacgagcggcgaagccgtgacgtaacgatgctctggcccctgtattgcccgtcattacgtgcagagcgaactcgctctgtgctgtaatgatagcgtggtgccgcagcggggatcccggggctccccagcagcgggaccgcagcaatctgacatcttataccctatcctttggataggggataagatgtctagggcggagtacccctttaactaaatatTTGGAGGCCTAAGCctaatctatttaaaggggttctccaccataaggtgattttagtatgtacctggcagacagtaatggacatgcttaggaaggatctgcgcttgtcttggggctaaatggctatgttgtgagattaccataacactgtggctagctatttgtgaactggtatttcctgttttagtttccttctttgcctacaaatcctataaatccattttcctccctcccacacatcagccatcccactcattgaaacacaaatgagctgcatccattcaaaagacctgtggttttcaatcagggtgcctacagctgttgcattagttgcagattgatttctctcccaccaagcgatcgctccacccattgaagcagacaggctccctgtcatcagctgactagtgatgtcaggtctcggctgcattgcaaactaggaaaaatctgagacaacagtcattttgtatgctgttaaaaataaatattggggtgaaaatcacataagaattgtgagaaaacatcacacacaggtgcagacactatattatgaactacactaactctacagcccctgtagcatagtcaaaaaaaatcctggaatacccctttaatattataggGTCCTATTGAATATGAGTCTTGATATGTCTTAATGGTTTTAGTATTTTACTGTATCTTTTGAGTGTTTGCTATTACATTTCAGCCTTCGCAGTGTGCATCTGTGCACCTATTTTAGCTTGTTTGGAGGTAAtcaatcatttttattattacctttttaatttttgcagTCTGGTCTGGAGTCAGAATGAATTATTGCATCTGGTCAGAGGTCTGaactaattctggggtctggtctgggatctgaacTAATTCTGGCATCTAGCCTGGGGTCTGAACTAATTCTAAGGTCTGGTCTGGCGTCTAAAATTATTCTGGGGTGTGGTCAGGGGTGTGAACTAAttttgggatctggtctggggtctgaactaATTCTAAGGTCTGGTCTGGCATCTGAAATAATTCTGGGGTCTGATCAGGGGTCTGAAATAATTCTGggatctagtctggggtctggttAGGGGTCAGAAATAATTCTGggatctagtctggggtctggttAGGGGTCTGAAATAATTTTGCAGTCTTGTCTAGAGTTTGATTAAATTCTCTGAGATCTAAATTAACATTAAACCTGAATTAcatttggggtctggtctggagtctaatTTTATTTACTGAGGTATAGTAACCCCTCATGACATGTAATGGCAGCCATATTATAGCTTTGTGCAATGTGAAGGGGTGCAGAGCTTTAATATAACTGTGTGCATGAGCCCTTGATGTATATAGCACCTGATGAGAGTTTGGTTTATTTATAGAGACAAGATGGAGGCCTCAGGCCAACGTCAGCTTAGATTTTATATGTTTTCCCTTATTTTTTCTCACATTCCCAAAAAATCCTCAAAGATTACTCAGTTTACTATAAAATTGTCCTGACTATGTTTGTGTCTGAGATAGGAAAAAATAGTTTATGATTTCTTCTGAAGACAAGGAATGATGCGACTGATACCAGTCTCTGTATAGcactgcaataataataataataataataataataagtacagTATAAGCAACAGCAAATAAATGCAGTTAATAAAGATGAACAGTTTTTAAACAAATTACAGTATATaactttattaatattttttttataattaactcattctttgtattttttttcttatttttatagtGTACAATTGATGGAAGATTCTGTAAAGCAAGAAAACAAAAAgcaaacaaattaataaaaaaaaatgaaagcaaataGACCACATATAGTAATCTACAATACTTCTGGCCTTCCCTGTGTTATGATTTAGCCACCTCTTCACATCACAATATTGTTTATGTTATTATATAGACACCTCCCTCATGTACACTTATGTCATATTATACTATTTCGATTTACACAATTGACCACaatgcaatccaacctgacaacCATGAGATATTTCATCATTACGGGGATATCTGAGGACCCTCAGCTTCAACTTCCGATCTTCCTTCTGGTTCTCCTGATTTATCTCTTCATCCTATGCGGTAACATGACCATTCTCATTGCTTGTCTGGACCCTCGTCTCCACACCCccatgtacttcttcctgggcaaCCTGTCCATACTGGATATGAGTTGTGCTTCCATTGCATTACATAAGATCCTTATACATTTCATTGCTGGTGATAGAACTGTTTCCTTCACTGCTTGCATGGTACAGTTACATATGTTTGGTTCCTTAGGCAGTGTGGACCTGTTGATATTGACGGCTATGGGTTATGACCGCTATGTGGCCATCTGTAGGCCCTTACGATATCACATGGTTATGAGTCCTGGAGTATGTGTTACATTGGCCTCTGTTTGTTGGGGTTTAGGCTTTTTACAAGTCACTCCTTTCACTGTTATCATTTGTGGTTTCTCTTGCTATTCCTCCAATGAAATCAATCACTTCTTCTGCGACATTGTTCCCGTCATGAAAATTTTCTGCAATGACACTTCATTTCTGGAGACCCTCTTCTTCGTCGAGGGGTTTCTCACCATGATCCTGATGCCATTTCTCCTAACCTTTGTGtcttacatgtttattatacatGCCATACTAAAGATACGATCCAGCGCTGGAAGACTGAAGGCCTTCTACACATGTTCCTCACACCTCACCGTGGTCATATTGCTATACATGACACTTTTTGGACAATATCTGACCCCGAACCTAAGCAGCACCTTGGAGAACAAGAAACTTTTTGCTCTGTTTAACACGGCCGCTGTTCCTCTGCTCAATCCAGTGATCTACAGCCTTAAGAATAAAGACGTAAAAAGGGCTCTAAAAATTATTCTTTACAATAAAAAACCAAGATAAATAATGTAGTTACAGAAGTTGTCCATTACATTTGTCGAGCAGGCTTGGATTGATCCACTGAGGAAATGGTAGATGGCCCTAAATTGCCATGATTTAGCCATGGGGCCACAGgaggaggtaaaagggaaaagcaTGGGGAGTAATCTGTGAGGAAGAGAGGGGGCCCTGAGCAGCAGTATCTATAAGAGAGAAGGGTCCTGACCAGATGTTTCTGATGTTAGCAGTAATATGGTTTTAATTGCACTATCATCCACTGGTATATAAGAAGTACAGTGAGAGCcagtgcacactgcaggtgcaatTGCCTCCATGTTGGCACAACAAGCCGCTAATCAGCATTAGTTTAGTACTGAATATCTATCTCCAATAGAAACTAGTTCTAAATAGAACAGTTGTTCATAATACAATACTGGAGAGGATAGTGGAATACATCCAGTGGAAATAGTTGTGGTTTTAATATTCCTCCTttgttaaataaattaataaaagttacgtttttatAAGAGTAGGGATTGTGAGGAAATAAGTGCCTCATGGGCACATTTGTTTTTTAAGAGTAATTGTACCCTCCCCTCCTCTTGGGGCAATTATTTAGTTGTTGGCAGTGTGATGAGTTGACCACAAGAAGCAGTTTgtggaggcaccaggggagctgCAAAAGGTAAGTCTGAAAGTTTTGTTGTTTACATGCCCCCATTCTGGGCAGTAggctaaataaaattaaaataaacatcccATCTTTGGGTGGCCCAgctagagccctgacttgaacccaatggaacatctcttgGGAGACCTGAAAATGTCTTCCACCAACTGCCCAATCCCATCTAATGAAGCTTAAGAGGAATTGTGAAATAGAATGTCAGAAAATCCCTTAAATGggtaactctggtggaaaacaatttatttttaaaagcaactggttccagaaagttaaatagagttgcaaattatttctatttaaaaatcttaacccttcaggtacttatcagctgctgtatactacagaggaagttgtataattattttcagtctgaccacagtgctctctgctgacacctctgtccatgtcaggaactgtccagagcagaaacaaaccacataggaaacctatcctgctctggacagttcttgacatggacagaggtgtcagcagagctttgtggtcagactggaaataaatacacaacttcctctggagcaaacagcagctgataagtactggaaggattgagatattttaatagaagtaatttagacatttttctttctgacaccagttgacttgaaaataaaaatttctaccggagtaccccttttaacttcgTGGCATCATC is a window encoding:
- the LOC130292009 gene encoding olfactory receptor 8D1-like translates to MQSNLTTMRYFIITGISEDPQLQLPIFLLVLLIYLFILCGNMTILIACLDPRLHTPMYFFLGNLSILDMSCASIALHKILIHFIAGDRTVSFTACMVQLHMFGSLGSVDLLILTAMGYDRYVAICRPLRYHMVMSPGVCVTLASVCWGLGFLQVTPFTVIICGFSCYSSNEINHFFCDIVPVMKIFCNDTSFLETLFFVEGFLTMILMPFLLTFVSYMFIIHAILKIRSSAGRLKAFYTCSSHLTVVILLYMTLFGQYLTPNLSSTLENKKLFALFNTAAVPLLNPVIYSLKNKDVKRALKIILYNKKPR